Proteins encoded by one window of Monoglobus pectinilyticus:
- a CDS encoding type II restriction endonuclease, producing MRNRDFTTWLSDFRDSITDYKYYIDFEKVHRNVESIKVELNILNSLIGSKNIEADFEALIEKYPEILKCIPLLLAVRSNEIYAIDSDGEFTYKFKKPNMSAEQYKVFMRKTGLFDLMANHIINNIVDYVTGVETGLDSNGRKNRGGHLMENLIESFIKKAGFTKDKTYFKEIYIHQITEKWNIDLSAISNQGKMEKRFDFVIKTENMIYGIETNFYGSNGSKLNETARSYKTLAMEADTINGFTFVWFTDGKGWTSARNNLEETFDVMEYIYNIKDLENGIINEVFK from the coding sequence ATGAGAAACAGAGATTTTACAACTTGGTTATCCGATTTTCGTGATAGTATTACAGATTATAAATACTATATTGATTTTGAAAAGGTACACAGAAATGTTGAGAGTATAAAAGTTGAGCTTAATATATTAAACTCCCTTATAGGCTCAAAGAATATCGAAGCTGATTTTGAAGCGTTAATTGAAAAATATCCCGAAATATTAAAATGTATTCCGTTACTTTTAGCGGTTAGATCAAATGAAATTTATGCTATTGACAGTGACGGAGAATTTACATATAAGTTTAAGAAACCAAATATGTCGGCAGAACAGTATAAAGTATTTATGCGTAAAACAGGATTGTTTGATTTAATGGCTAATCATATTATAAATAACATTGTTGATTATGTAACAGGAGTTGAAACTGGACTTGACTCCAATGGCAGAAAAAATCGTGGTGGTCATTTGATGGAAAACTTGATCGAGAGCTTTATAAAGAAAGCCGGTTTTACTAAAGATAAAACATATTTCAAGGAAATATATATCCATCAAATTACTGAAAAATGGAATATTGACTTATCAGCTATTTCAAATCAGGGAAAGATGGAAAAACGCTTCGATTTCGTTATCAAAACAGAAAATATGATTTATGGTATAGAAACTAATTTTTATGGTAGTAACGGTTCTAAACTAAATGAAACAGCTCGAAGTTACAAAACACTTGCTATGGAAGCCGATACAATAAACGGTTTTACATTTGTTTGGTTTACAGACGGAAAAGGTTGGACAAGTGCAAGAAACAATCTTGAAGAAACTTTTGATGTTATGGAGTATATTTATAACATCAAAGATTTAGAAAATGGTATAATCAATGAGGTTTTTAAATAA
- a CDS encoding DNA adenine methylase, which translates to MEVMSAKEAADKWGISQRRVAVLCSENRIKNVQMLGNMWLIPINAEKPVDARSARYNNKTDEKNVKPFLKWAGGKGQLLKEIESYYPFDNGVITKYAEPFVGGGAVLFDILSKYNLSEIYISDINTELINTYVIIREHIKELLEFLNKYQNEYVPLETGNRKSYYISKREKFNDLKINGSEVENIEKAALMIFLNKTCFNGLYRVNKKGLFNVPMGAYKNPLICDEKNLRTVSEKLQNVRIICGDYRKSAEFIDKHTFVYFDPPYRPLTETASFTAYTENLFNDEAQIQLAEFVKCMHKKGAKIVVSNSDPKNTNTDDDFFDNIYSAHTIKRVEATRMINCNGKSRGKIKELLISNF; encoded by the coding sequence ATGGAAGTTATGTCTGCAAAAGAAGCCGCCGATAAGTGGGGTATATCTCAAAGACGAGTGGCTGTTCTTTGCTCTGAAAATAGAATAAAAAATGTGCAAATGTTAGGCAACATGTGGCTTATACCAATAAATGCTGAAAAGCCTGTTGATGCAAGAAGCGCAAGATATAATAATAAAACAGATGAGAAAAATGTTAAGCCTTTTCTTAAATGGGCAGGCGGCAAAGGGCAGTTGTTAAAAGAAATAGAAAGTTATTATCCTTTTGATAATGGTGTTATTACAAAATACGCCGAACCATTTGTAGGTGGCGGTGCGGTGCTTTTTGATATTTTAAGCAAATACAATTTAAGTGAAATATATATCAGTGATATAAATACGGAACTAATAAATACTTATGTTATTATAAGAGAGCATATTAAAGAACTGCTAGAGTTTCTTAATAAATATCAAAACGAATATGTGCCTCTTGAAACTGGAAATAGAAAGTCATACTATATATCAAAAAGAGAAAAATTTAACGATTTGAAAATAAATGGCAGTGAAGTTGAAAATATCGAAAAAGCAGCATTGATGATATTTCTTAATAAAACTTGCTTCAATGGACTCTACAGGGTTAATAAAAAAGGACTTTTTAATGTACCTATGGGAGCGTATAAAAATCCCCTTATCTGTGATGAAAAAAATCTTCGTACAGTATCGGAAAAACTGCAAAATGTAAGAATTATATGCGGAGATTATCGAAAGTCCGCTGAATTTATAGATAAGCATACTTTTGTATATTTTGATCCTCCATACAGACCTTTAACCGAAACGGCAAGTTTTACGGCATATACAGAAAATTTATTTAATGACGAAGCACAAATTCAGCTTGCTGAATTTGTGAAGTGTATGCACAAAAAAGGTGCTAAAATCGTTGTGAGTAATTCAGATCCCAAAAACACTAATACAGATGACGATTTTTTTGACAACATTTACTCTGCACATACAATTAAAAGAGTTGAAGCTACTCGTATGATAAATTGTAATGGCAAATCAAGAGGAAAAATAAAAGAACTATTAATATCAAATTTTTAA
- a CDS encoding ImmA/IrrE family metallo-endopeptidase, with amino-acid sequence MEKYFDYYDNKRTAYQKALEILYRYKISKLPINISRLCSLMKVRLGSYKIFENLIVSLRLENFMINDGFTAIINDSYYTFFNSDKTERRHLTISHELGHIAMGHLETENLACMDGVTVWNRSDKAEPSDLEMFANIFASTLLAPDCVLYDTNINTQKKLMEVTGLDNEESEKKLIHLKSFNHNHSITFLEKAVYYNFRDFIQSFE; translated from the coding sequence GTGGAAAAATACTTTGATTATTATGATAATAAAAGAACTGCATATCAAAAAGCTCTTGAAATTTTATACCGTTATAAAATTTCTAAACTGCCTATCAATATATCACGACTTTGCAGTTTAATGAAAGTTCGGCTCGGCAGCTATAAAATATTTGAAAATTTAATAGTTAGCCTGCGTCTTGAAAATTTTATGATTAACGACGGTTTTACAGCAATAATCAATGATTCATATTATACTTTTTTTAATTCCGATAAAACAGAAAGACGTCATTTAACAATTTCGCATGAACTTGGACATATAGCTATGGGGCACCTTGAAACAGAAAATTTAGCATGTATGGACGGCGTCACAGTTTGGAACCGCAGCGATAAAGCTGAGCCAAGCGACCTGGAAATGTTCGCTAACATTTTTGCCTCAACCTTACTGGCGCCCGACTGCGTTTTGTATGATACAAACATTAATACTCAGAAAAAACTTATGGAGGTTACAGGGCTTGATAATGAAGAATCAGAAAAAAAGCTTATACATCTAAAGAGTTTTAATCATAATCATTCTATAACATTTCTTGAAAAAGCAGTATATTATAATTTTCGTGACTTTATTCAAAGTTTTGAATAG
- a CDS encoding ImmA/IrrE family metallo-endopeptidase: MNNSYGLYRNVRNASWKFLIDFNICELPIDVFKICEQLNIQIKSYEELPEIISIIGQQGRTVDEEGFCMLFDKNWFIFYKNDYRSYANINFVILHELAHILLGHKTRIESNNGKILYTNKKNMNSQLEKEADMFAIRIMSPACVLKELNLHTPEEIMEVCRLPYIYAEKRAQRIEELYKRNMFYKQPLEIKVREQFSPFVSRLKTNWQTESIQEFISPEKF; the protein is encoded by the coding sequence ATGAATAATTCTTATGGTCTATACAGAAATGTTCGTAATGCTTCATGGAAGTTTCTGATTGACTTCAATATATGCGAGCTGCCAATTGATGTTTTTAAAATCTGCGAACAGCTAAACATACAAATTAAGTCATACGAAGAACTTCCGGAGATAATCTCAATAATCGGTCAGCAAGGACGAACTGTTGATGAAGAGGGTTTTTGTATGTTATTCGACAAAAACTGGTTTATATTTTACAAAAACGATTACCGTTCGTATGCAAATATAAATTTTGTTATTCTTCACGAGCTTGCACATATCTTATTGGGGCATAAAACGAGGATTGAAAGCAATAACGGTAAAATTCTTTACACAAACAAAAAGAATATGAATTCCCAGCTTGAAAAAGAAGCGGATATGTTTGCAATCCGCATAATGTCTCCCGCATGCGTTCTTAAAGAACTTAACCTCCACACTCCTGAAGAAATTATGGAAGTGTGCCGTCTGCCATATATTTATGCAGAAAAACGCGCTCAGCGGATTGAAGAATTATACAAACGGAATATGTTTTATAAACAGCCGCTGGAAATAAAAGTTCGCGAACAATTTTCACCTTTTGTCAGCCGCCTTAAAACTAACTGGCAGACAGAATCTATACAAGAATTTATATCACCTGAAAAATTTTAA
- a CDS encoding helix-turn-helix domain-containing protein — MTVLKELRISMKKTQKEVADFLGVDRTTYVKYENGNTEPNLDNIKRLAEYFNVTTDYLLGKSEPPASESSESKNDNGLIFSFEGNNEKIDLTSEQLQRVREMLRLAMPEQFDKNDGAKNE, encoded by the coding sequence ATGACCGTGTTAAAAGAATTGAGAATTTCTATGAAGAAAACACAGAAGGAAGTCGCCGATTTTCTTGGTGTCGACAGAACAACTTATGTCAAATATGAAAATGGAAATACCGAACCTAATTTAGATAATATAAAAAGACTTGCGGAGTATTTTAACGTCACTACCGATTATCTGCTTGGAAAGTCAGAACCTCCCGCCTCTGAGTCTTCCGAGTCAAAAAATGACAACGGATTAATATTCAGCTTTGAAGGAAACAATGAAAAAATCGACCTGACTTCCGAACAGCTGCAAAGAGTCAGAGAAATGCTGAGACTGGCTATGCCTGAACAGTTTGACAAAAATGACGGTGCAAAAAATGAATAA
- a CDS encoding helix-turn-helix transcriptional regulator encodes MNSIKSFREKLGLTQQELADALSIERSTVTKWETGMAMPRASKLPDIAEILHCQINDLYVTIEEAKDKAGA; translated from the coding sequence TTGAACAGTATAAAATCTTTTAGAGAAAAGCTGGGTTTAACGCAGCAGGAACTTGCCGACGCTCTTTCAATAGAAAGATCTACTGTTACAAAATGGGAGACCGGCATGGCAATGCCGCGGGCGAGTAAACTCCCGGATATTGCTGAAATTTTGCATTGTCAAATCAATGACTTATATGTTACAATAGAAGAAGCGAAAGATAAAGCAGGTGCGTGA